A section of the Rhodothermus profundi genome encodes:
- a CDS encoding WbqC family protein, translating into MLAVVPPEYFPRLERVALALRAGRLVLADTFQYSRQSFHNRTRLRNPQGWQWISVPLRAHQHGVPIDQAAVGQLRGWQRRHWRAFCYNYRTTPYFEFFEPRLEEIFQQEWTTLGALTCATVLLTLQLFEIDTPVVRASELVGRPASVAAIARVLAADTLLLPENTAAIDRTAAAQVYALRFKEPVYRQNFEGFVPGMTALDLLFNLGPIEARALLEAHSEVMPV; encoded by the coding sequence ATGCTGGCTGTTGTACCTCCGGAATATTTTCCGCGGCTGGAGCGGGTAGCGCTGGCGCTTCGGGCCGGGCGTTTGGTGCTGGCCGACACCTTTCAGTACAGTCGGCAGTCTTTTCACAACCGAACGCGACTGCGCAACCCGCAGGGCTGGCAGTGGATTTCGGTGCCGCTGCGAGCGCATCAACATGGCGTCCCAATCGATCAGGCTGCTGTTGGACAATTGCGCGGGTGGCAACGCCGGCACTGGCGCGCATTCTGTTACAACTACCGGACCACCCCTTACTTTGAGTTTTTTGAACCACGTCTGGAGGAGATTTTTCAGCAAGAATGGACAACGCTGGGCGCATTGACCTGCGCAACTGTGCTGCTAACGCTTCAGCTTTTCGAGATCGACACGCCCGTTGTACGCGCTTCCGAACTGGTAGGACGCCCCGCTTCGGTGGCGGCTATTGCGCGCGTGCTGGCTGCCGACACATTGTTGTTGCCAGAAAATACTGCAGCAATCGACCGTACGGCGGCAGCGCAAGTCTATGCGCTCCGCTTTAAAGAGCCTGTATATCGACAAAATTTTGAAGGATTTGTGCCAGGAATGACTGCGCTGGATCTGCTGTTCAACCTGGGGCCTATCGAGGCAAGGGCGTTGCTGGAAGCGCACAGCGAAGTGATGCCGGTCTAA
- a CDS encoding SMP-30/gluconolactonase/LRE family protein: MSLKDFRVDPATLAFVGHDLARPESIIAEPDGTLWCSDARGAVTRIAPDGTQTLLGKQGHEPNGLAMGADRQTLYIANIGDGRIYRMDRQGNETVFLDHLGDRSPLGAVNYIFIDSQDRYWISVSTLELPWWPAAQHPRPDGYIILVDKHGARIVAEGIYFPNEVRMNHDESYLYVAETMKRRLVRYPVLPDGSLGPQEEVPPGDLGRGAYVDGFAFDAEGNIWVTLLIRNEVVVITPDGDVYTILSDLNEAAIRNAEAKIESGELTPADMVACAGPHLQLPASITFGGPDLRTVYLGSLGMQRLPTFRAPIPGLPMRHWS; encoded by the coding sequence ATGTCACTCAAAGATTTTCGCGTCGATCCAGCCACACTCGCATTCGTCGGCCACGATCTCGCCCGTCCCGAGAGCATCATCGCCGAACCAGACGGCACGCTCTGGTGCTCCGATGCACGTGGAGCCGTTACGCGCATCGCTCCCGATGGGACGCAAACATTGCTTGGGAAGCAGGGACACGAACCCAACGGCCTGGCAATGGGTGCCGATCGACAGACGCTCTATATCGCCAACATCGGTGATGGGCGCATCTATCGCATGGATCGCCAGGGAAATGAAACGGTTTTTCTAGATCACCTCGGCGATCGTTCTCCTCTCGGCGCGGTCAACTACATCTTCATCGATAGCCAGGACCGGTATTGGATTTCGGTTTCGACGCTCGAGCTTCCCTGGTGGCCTGCAGCTCAACATCCGCGTCCTGATGGGTACATCATCCTGGTCGATAAGCACGGCGCACGCATCGTTGCCGAGGGCATTTACTTTCCCAACGAAGTGCGCATGAACCACGACGAATCGTATCTCTACGTAGCCGAGACAATGAAACGGCGCCTCGTGCGCTACCCGGTGCTGCCCGACGGTTCGCTTGGCCCCCAGGAAGAGGTACCTCCAGGCGATCTCGGACGAGGGGCCTATGTGGACGGCTTCGCCTTCGATGCGGAAGGAAACATCTGGGTAACACTCCTCATCCGCAATGAGGTGGTCGTTATTACACCCGACGGGGACGTTTACACCATTCTCTCCGATCTCAACGAGGCAGCCATCCGGAATGCCGAGGCGAAAATAGAGAGCGGTGAACTCACGCCGGCCGATATGGTTGCCTGCGCGGGTCCTCATCTACAACTGCCAGCGAGCATCACTTTTGGCGGGCCCGATTTACGTACGGTCTATCTGGGATCATTGGGGATGCAGCGATTGCCAACGTTCCGCGCTCCTATTCCGGGACTGCCCATGCGTCACTGGTCATGA
- a CDS encoding DUF5723 family protein, with protein MGRLQRRVSLLVLLMLMAQAGHAQYVRLSAWAMQAGFNPAAVSSADALFLNPAALMNAGVTGPRLRLMEVGGWLGGSLVRFDLYNQYLTGGRHLTSADVDQMLDAWFGDAKAWRTVGEVVEITPLALTYTGWWSAWGVAWRVRQQQRLWTNRGVLDVLLKGTEEPRTLPVNGEFRSMTYHELVVGYARKLNPDLIVGIAPRLLLGSHYVGGVMRSMVSIKEDEIQHRYTYTLDLTGATETLLEGFDLFDNPKLNGIDQWAVGRQMAGLRQLGWGAGLALGVQYRLLPGLLFGVSLTDLGFLRWKRVRRYTPRDSVFTFAGVQLDVERLRTEFNSDLGAYVEHQLDSLARAAYEEVNVQEAGVITLLPATVHLGTTYWIGGATRLHAALSLGVNRAGVNARAPQLVLGAETRLAVLPLFGGMVAGGDGALMFYGGTGLQVRTWGIRVAAAGTPRSYLMGSGARFMLMVSLMHIGF; from the coding sequence ATGGGACGTTTGCAGCGACGGGTTAGCCTGCTGGTGTTGCTGATGCTGATGGCCCAGGCCGGGCATGCGCAGTATGTCCGGCTGAGCGCCTGGGCCATGCAGGCTGGCTTCAATCCGGCAGCGGTTTCAAGTGCCGATGCGTTGTTTCTGAATCCGGCTGCGCTCATGAATGCAGGCGTGACGGGGCCCCGCCTGCGTCTGATGGAGGTCGGCGGATGGCTGGGAGGCAGCCTGGTGCGTTTTGATCTCTACAACCAGTATTTGACGGGGGGACGCCACCTGACATCGGCCGATGTAGATCAGATGCTTGATGCCTGGTTTGGTGACGCTAAAGCCTGGCGTACCGTAGGCGAAGTCGTAGAGATAACGCCGCTGGCACTGACGTACACCGGTTGGTGGTCAGCCTGGGGGGTGGCCTGGCGGGTTCGGCAACAGCAACGTCTGTGGACGAACCGCGGCGTGCTGGATGTGCTGTTAAAAGGGACGGAGGAGCCACGCACACTGCCTGTTAATGGAGAGTTCCGGTCGATGACGTATCATGAGCTGGTCGTTGGATATGCCCGTAAGTTAAATCCTGATCTGATTGTTGGCATAGCGCCGCGCTTGCTGCTGGGGAGCCACTATGTGGGAGGCGTCATGCGGTCGATGGTATCTATCAAGGAGGACGAAATCCAGCATCGCTACACATATACACTGGATCTGACAGGAGCCACCGAGACCCTTCTAGAAGGCTTTGATCTGTTTGATAATCCAAAGCTAAATGGGATAGACCAATGGGCGGTGGGGCGTCAGATGGCCGGTTTAAGGCAACTGGGCTGGGGGGCAGGGCTTGCGCTGGGGGTTCAGTATCGTTTGCTGCCGGGATTGCTCTTTGGCGTTAGCCTCACAGATCTGGGATTCCTACGGTGGAAGCGCGTGCGGCGCTACACGCCCCGGGATTCGGTGTTTACGTTTGCAGGGGTGCAGCTCGACGTTGAGCGCCTGCGCACGGAGTTTAACAGCGACCTGGGCGCCTACGTTGAGCATCAACTTGACAGCTTAGCACGGGCTGCTTACGAAGAGGTCAACGTACAGGAGGCTGGCGTAATAACGCTGCTGCCGGCCACGGTGCATCTGGGAACAACGTACTGGATAGGCGGGGCGACACGGCTGCATGCGGCGCTGTCGCTGGGGGTAAACCGAGCAGGTGTCAATGCACGGGCACCGCAGCTTGTGCTGGGGGCAGAAACCCGATTAGCCGTGTTGCCACTCTTTGGCGGGATGGTAGCCGGTGGCGACGGGGCGTTGATGTTCTATGGAGGAACCGGACTCCAGGTGCGCACCTGGGGGATACGTGTAGCAGCAGCCGGCACTCCGCGCAGCTACCTCATGGGAAGCGGTGCCCGCTTTATGCTGATGGTATCCTTAATGCATATCGGTTTTTAA
- a CDS encoding DUF4175 family protein, with the protein MDRPAYTDTASLHQRLARTRRRLLAAYLLQGGVQALGLLVLLWGTATLIEALLWLPVGLRTGLFWGLVAGSAGVLAWTVGRPLITLRRLSDEHLARQIGRHFPEIADRLVNLLQLETGRRSAAPEALLLRAREQLTRQIAPVPFEQMVSLRLPPRLLSLTLTPLLLLGTLLFLAPDTLQHAFARLLAPGQPFERPLPFSLTVSPGSTELARGDTLHLTITLTGTQWPEQLTIRVRYAGEVRAETFLLPSGASGHVRFTLPNLQRPLTYQVEAPPITTPWYRVALRERPLVRRLQLTLHYPSYTGLPAQTLPPNVGNVSALPGTRVELNVRTGAAPVALALLRFDDGTTQPMTLHDSLARGSFILRQPGHYWIELRTPDGLTNPDPVRYSLELVPDDPPTITLLQPEAVYTLDDALQAPLQVRVHDDFGFTALRLYWRLAESHFRTPETEFSSRPLPLSTPRPLNQELQQLWNLRADGLDLVPGDVVEYYVQVWDNDQISGPKTARTPLQHLRLPSLAERYEQLDVAQDEVAEGLESVREQAEQLRSTFQELRETIQRTRQAGWDEQQQAEQLRRQQEALEEQVETLARQLERITREMEANRLVSEETLELYQELQRVVEEIQSPELREALERLQEALRSLDLPRLLESMEQIEFNEAQFRERIERALALFRRLRTQQQLEEAVRRAEALARLQERLARRTAQLEQQQRASSSPSRAPVDSTTRPHPATLARQQEQASEEARQLESLLEEIRRQMESLRGMPRRALDSLRQTLRRQQLPERMQQNARQLRQGNFSEARQEQQQMEQQLEQLAARLERLRQHMAGSQRQLNAAGLRQALRHVLLLSELQETLRNEIRALRTERAGAPMARRQEQLVQGTRTVTDSLRQLARRIPQMDRAVQQRAAEALQAMDHAIGALTEGSARMASSYQTTAMMHLNELARMLADLLDQLQQQQGMGGLSLEQIIEQLQRMAGQQQQLNEQIQQLLNDIQGTRLATDQLERMRQLARQQEAIRRQLQQLARDREARRRLLGDLDALARQMQETIQELQQGQISRQTLERQRRILIRLLEAQHAIREQEQERRRQSRPGEDIARESPPELTPQQERNRLRRALIDALESGYAPDYEALIKRYFELLERMQHRQNNR; encoded by the coding sequence ATGGACCGGCCAGCGTATACAGACACAGCTTCACTTCATCAGCGGTTGGCCCGCACGCGACGTCGCCTGCTAGCAGCCTATCTGCTACAGGGGGGTGTGCAGGCGCTCGGATTGCTTGTGCTGTTGTGGGGAACGGCCACGCTGATAGAAGCTTTGCTGTGGCTTCCTGTCGGTTTGCGCACCGGACTTTTCTGGGGGCTGGTGGCAGGCTCCGCAGGCGTGCTGGCCTGGACAGTAGGACGCCCGCTGATCACGCTGCGCCGCCTGAGCGACGAGCATCTGGCCCGGCAGATCGGCCGGCACTTTCCGGAAATTGCCGACCGCCTTGTCAACCTGCTACAGCTTGAGACAGGCCGCCGAAGCGCTGCCCCCGAGGCGCTGCTGCTGCGCGCCCGTGAACAACTGACGCGCCAGATCGCGCCCGTCCCCTTCGAGCAGATGGTCTCCTTACGCCTGCCGCCTCGGCTGCTCTCGCTAACGCTCACGCCGCTGCTGCTCCTGGGCACTCTGCTGTTCCTGGCGCCCGACACCCTGCAGCATGCATTTGCCCGCCTCCTGGCGCCCGGCCAACCGTTTGAACGCCCGCTACCGTTCTCTCTGACTGTCTCGCCGGGATCCACCGAACTGGCGCGCGGCGATACACTTCACCTTACGATCACCCTTACGGGAACCCAATGGCCAGAACAACTCACGATTCGGGTACGCTACGCAGGTGAAGTGCGCGCCGAGACGTTTCTGCTTCCATCTGGTGCTTCCGGTCATGTCCGCTTCACCCTGCCCAACCTTCAACGTCCCCTCACCTACCAGGTGGAAGCTCCGCCAATCACGACCCCCTGGTATCGCGTTGCGCTGCGCGAGCGTCCCCTGGTTCGGCGTCTCCAGCTAACGCTGCACTACCCCTCCTACACTGGACTGCCCGCGCAGACGCTACCACCCAACGTAGGCAACGTGTCCGCCCTGCCAGGCACCCGGGTTGAGCTAAACGTACGCACAGGGGCCGCACCGGTCGCCCTGGCCCTGCTACGCTTCGACGACGGCACCACACAGCCCATGACGCTGCACGACAGCCTGGCCCGCGGTAGCTTCATTCTGCGCCAGCCAGGACACTACTGGATTGAGCTGCGCACGCCCGACGGCCTGACCAACCCGGATCCGGTACGCTATTCCCTGGAGCTTGTCCCGGACGATCCCCCGACCATCACCTTACTTCAGCCTGAAGCCGTGTACACGCTTGATGACGCCCTTCAGGCACCGTTGCAGGTGCGCGTGCATGACGACTTTGGCTTTACGGCCCTGCGACTTTACTGGCGTCTGGCAGAAAGCCATTTCCGTACCCCTGAGACGGAATTTTCAAGCCGCCCGCTCCCACTCTCCACTCCCCGCCCTCTCAATCAGGAGCTCCAACAGCTCTGGAACCTGCGCGCTGACGGCCTCGACCTGGTTCCGGGAGACGTTGTCGAATACTATGTGCAGGTGTGGGACAACGACCAGATCTCCGGACCCAAAACAGCCCGCACCCCCCTGCAGCATCTCCGATTGCCCTCACTGGCCGAACGGTATGAGCAGTTGGACGTCGCCCAGGACGAGGTGGCGGAAGGATTAGAGTCGGTTCGTGAGCAGGCCGAACAGCTTCGCTCCACGTTTCAGGAATTGCGCGAAACCATCCAGCGCACGCGGCAGGCCGGATGGGACGAACAGCAACAGGCGGAGCAGCTTCGTCGTCAACAGGAAGCGCTCGAAGAACAGGTAGAAACGCTGGCCCGTCAGCTCGAACGTATTACGCGGGAAATGGAAGCCAATCGGCTGGTCAGCGAGGAGACGCTGGAGCTGTATCAGGAGCTGCAACGGGTCGTCGAAGAAATCCAGTCGCCTGAACTACGTGAAGCGCTTGAAAGGCTTCAGGAAGCGCTGCGCTCGCTCGATCTGCCCCGCCTGCTGGAAAGCATGGAGCAAATCGAATTCAACGAAGCCCAGTTTCGCGAGCGCATTGAGCGAGCCCTGGCATTGTTCAGACGCCTGCGCACCCAGCAACAACTGGAGGAAGCAGTCCGACGCGCCGAAGCGCTGGCACGCCTTCAAGAGCGTCTTGCTCGGCGCACAGCCCAGCTCGAACAACAGCAACGCGCTTCCTCCAGTCCCTCCCGCGCCCCTGTGGATTCTACCACACGTCCTCATCCCGCAACCCTGGCACGGCAGCAGGAGCAGGCCAGCGAAGAGGCCCGCCAGTTGGAATCCCTGCTGGAAGAAATTCGCCGCCAGATGGAGTCGCTGCGCGGCATGCCGCGTCGAGCCCTGGATTCACTACGGCAAACGCTGCGCCGCCAGCAGCTACCGGAGCGCATGCAGCAAAACGCCCGCCAGCTCCGCCAGGGTAACTTTTCGGAGGCGCGCCAGGAGCAACAGCAAATGGAGCAACAGTTGGAGCAACTGGCTGCTCGCCTGGAACGGCTCAGGCAGCACATGGCGGGTAGTCAGCGTCAGTTGAACGCGGCCGGGCTGCGCCAGGCGCTGCGGCACGTGCTCCTTCTGTCCGAGTTACAGGAAACGCTGCGCAATGAGATCCGGGCACTCCGCACAGAACGCGCGGGGGCCCCTATGGCCCGCAGGCAGGAGCAACTGGTGCAAGGCACGCGCACTGTCACCGACTCCCTTCGCCAGCTTGCGCGTCGCATTCCCCAGATGGACCGCGCCGTGCAGCAGAGGGCCGCCGAAGCATTGCAGGCAATGGACCATGCCATCGGCGCCTTAACCGAAGGCAGCGCCCGCATGGCCAGCAGTTACCAGACAACGGCTATGATGCATCTGAATGAACTGGCTCGCATGCTGGCCGATCTGCTGGATCAGTTGCAACAGCAGCAAGGAATGGGCGGCCTTTCGCTGGAACAGATCATTGAACAGCTACAACGCATGGCCGGACAACAGCAACAACTTAACGAGCAGATCCAGCAACTGCTGAATGACATCCAGGGAACGCGATTGGCTACCGACCAGCTTGAACGCATGCGCCAGCTCGCCCGTCAACAGGAGGCCATCCGTCGCCAGCTTCAGCAACTGGCCCGCGACCGCGAAGCGCGACGCCGCCTGCTGGGCGACCTCGACGCACTGGCCCGTCAGATGCAGGAAACCATTCAGGAGCTCCAGCAAGGCCAGATCAGCCGCCAGACCCTTGAGCGGCAGCGACGCATCCTTATTCGTCTACTGGAAGCCCAACACGCTATCCGTGAACAGGAACAAGAACGCCGCCGCCAGAGCCGTCCGGGCGAAGATATTGCGCGCGAAAGCCCCCCCGAACTCACCCCCCAGCAGGAGCGCAACCGCCTGCGTCGCGCGCTCATCGACGCCTTGGAAAGTGGCTATGCTCCCGACTACGAAGCGCTCATCAAACGCTACTTTGAGCTGCTTGAGCGGATGCAGCACCGCCAGAATAACCGCTGA
- a CDS encoding glycogen synthase, producing the protein MYVLHVAFECAPIAKVGGLGDVLGALPKFLRRAGIEAAVLMPRFGDAQVKAEALQLVHEGTLTYRDRKLPYRLWLQEAEILGFPVYLLEEPMHFGRPGVYQDPRTGLDFPDQGDRFFVFQRGVLEVLKAGVLTPDLLHLHDHHTALLAVWLREDPLYQDWAEMPIVFTVHNAEHQGRYDWSVWEAIGVPVAHPEDLQHQGQLNALKAGLIWADAVTTVSPGYARELQERNDIAAGLQEVFQRVAPKMQGILNGIDPELWNPATDPLIFANYSVDDLSGKEKNKVALCKALGLRPDRPLLVFIGRLVQEKGIDLLVAGLEQLLTHQLDVSVVVLGTGRPAYQAALEDLRCRMVRPGGFPRLALRFEFNNTLAHQLYAAGDMLLMPSRVEPCGLNQMYAMTYGTVPIVHAVGGLRDTVEPWEPHAQQGTGFRFETFTPRAFHQAIRRALTVYYRPEQWRVLQRNGMRQDWSWSRSAQKYLELYRSLVPVTS; encoded by the coding sequence ATGTACGTACTCCACGTAGCTTTTGAATGCGCGCCGATTGCCAAGGTGGGGGGACTGGGAGATGTGCTAGGAGCGTTGCCCAAGTTTTTGCGACGGGCAGGCATTGAGGCGGCTGTTCTCATGCCCCGCTTTGGGGATGCGCAGGTAAAGGCCGAGGCATTGCAGCTCGTGCATGAGGGGACGTTAACGTATCGAGATCGTAAGTTACCCTATCGACTCTGGTTACAGGAAGCAGAAATTCTGGGATTTCCCGTCTACCTTCTGGAGGAGCCCATGCATTTTGGGCGGCCAGGCGTGTATCAAGATCCGAGAACTGGTCTGGATTTTCCTGATCAGGGCGATCGGTTCTTTGTGTTTCAGCGGGGCGTGTTGGAAGTGCTGAAGGCCGGCGTATTGACGCCTGATCTATTGCATCTGCATGATCATCACACCGCGCTGCTTGCGGTCTGGCTACGCGAAGATCCCCTCTATCAGGATTGGGCTGAAATGCCGATTGTGTTTACCGTCCACAATGCAGAGCATCAGGGACGGTATGACTGGTCGGTCTGGGAAGCCATAGGGGTACCGGTAGCCCATCCTGAAGACCTGCAGCATCAAGGGCAGCTCAATGCGCTGAAGGCGGGATTAATCTGGGCGGATGCCGTAACCACAGTTAGTCCGGGCTATGCGCGGGAGTTACAAGAGCGCAATGATATCGCCGCCGGATTGCAGGAGGTTTTTCAGCGGGTAGCCCCCAAGATGCAAGGCATTCTCAACGGAATCGACCCAGAGCTGTGGAATCCAGCGACAGATCCGCTTATCTTTGCAAACTACTCCGTTGATGACCTCTCGGGTAAAGAAAAGAACAAGGTCGCCTTATGCAAGGCGCTGGGGCTTCGTCCTGACCGACCGCTGCTGGTGTTTATTGGACGACTTGTGCAGGAGAAGGGGATAGATCTACTGGTGGCCGGGCTGGAGCAACTGCTGACGCATCAGCTAGATGTGTCGGTAGTAGTGCTGGGGACCGGAAGACCGGCCTACCAGGCAGCCCTGGAGGATCTGCGTTGTCGTATGGTGCGGCCCGGTGGTTTTCCCCGGTTGGCCCTGCGGTTTGAATTCAACAACACGCTCGCTCATCAGCTCTACGCAGCAGGGGACATGCTCTTGATGCCTTCCCGCGTGGAGCCGTGCGGTCTTAACCAGATGTATGCGATGACCTATGGCACGGTCCCCATTGTGCACGCTGTCGGAGGATTGCGCGATACAGTGGAACCCTGGGAGCCCCATGCGCAGCAAGGCACCGGTTTCCGCTTTGAGACCTTTACGCCCCGTGCGTTTCACCAGGCTATACGGCGGGCGCTAACGGTCTACTATCGTCCGGAACAGTGGCGCGTGCTGCAGCGCAACGGGATGCGGCAAGATTGGTCCTGGAGTCGGTCCGCCCAGAAGTACCTGGAACTCTACCGGAGTCTGGTTCCGGTAACTTCGTGA
- a CDS encoding glucose-1-phosphate adenylyltransferase gives MEQVQLTTELDLETLRLNERTIAVILGGGAGTRLFPLTLKRSKPAVPLAGKYRLIDIPISNCINSGINRIFVLTQFNSASLNRHIAQTYRFDRFRTGFVTILAAEQTPASREWFQGTADAVRRSMAHIEVFRHDYVLILSGDQLYLMDYRVLLAYHRSKKADITIATIPVRAEEAPALGILKTDEEGVITEFYEKPPLHELAGKESPVSPEMEAQGRVYLASMGIYLFNKEVLRALLEQHPADHDFGKQIIPKAIQQCRVVSYPFTGYWSDIGTIRSFYEANLMLAQRQPPFDMYNPQMPIYTNARMLPPAKVQSSFVQDSIIAEGSVIINSQIVNSVIGIRSVIRENATVKNVVMMGADYYPWHDPGLRDPVEGPDNPGIGEESYVEGAIIDKNVSIGRRCVIKNRDQVQEGEGPNFYIRDGIVVLPKNARIEDGTII, from the coding sequence ATGGAACAGGTTCAACTGACCACGGAGCTGGATCTGGAAACTCTTCGACTCAATGAGCGAACCATAGCTGTTATCTTAGGAGGGGGAGCAGGAACGCGGTTGTTTCCGCTAACGCTTAAGCGCTCTAAGCCGGCCGTACCGCTGGCCGGTAAGTATCGTCTCATTGATATTCCCATCTCGAACTGCATTAACTCGGGCATCAATCGCATTTTTGTACTGACGCAGTTCAACTCGGCCAGCCTGAATCGACATATTGCGCAAACGTATCGCTTTGATCGATTCCGCACCGGCTTTGTAACGATTCTGGCGGCCGAACAGACCCCTGCCTCTCGGGAATGGTTCCAGGGGACGGCCGATGCCGTGCGTCGCAGCATGGCTCATATAGAAGTGTTCCGGCATGACTATGTGCTGATTCTATCTGGAGACCAGCTCTATCTTATGGATTACCGGGTGCTGTTGGCCTATCACCGCTCCAAAAAGGCCGACATTACCATTGCGACCATTCCAGTACGTGCTGAAGAAGCTCCGGCTCTGGGCATTTTGAAGACGGATGAAGAGGGCGTGATCACGGAGTTTTATGAAAAACCTCCCCTTCATGAGCTGGCGGGCAAAGAAAGTCCGGTATCTCCCGAAATGGAGGCGCAAGGACGTGTTTATCTTGCTTCCATGGGAATATACCTCTTCAACAAGGAGGTGCTTCGGGCGCTCCTGGAACAGCACCCGGCCGACCATGACTTTGGTAAGCAGATTATCCCGAAGGCTATTCAGCAATGCCGCGTGGTCAGCTATCCGTTTACCGGCTACTGGAGTGATATTGGAACAATTCGGTCGTTTTATGAAGCGAACCTGATGCTGGCGCAGCGACAGCCTCCTTTCGACATGTATAACCCGCAGATGCCTATCTATACCAACGCACGCATGCTCCCCCCGGCCAAGGTCCAGAGCTCCTTTGTGCAGGATTCGATAATTGCCGAGGGGAGTGTGATTATTAACAGCCAGATTGTTAACTCCGTCATAGGAATTCGCTCGGTCATCCGCGAAAATGCCACGGTCAAAAACGTGGTAATGATGGGCGCCGACTATTATCCGTGGCACGATCCTGGCCTGCGCGATCCGGTAGAAGGCCCGGATAATCCAGGGATCGGTGAAGAGTCGTATGTGGAAGGCGCCATTATCGATAAAAATGTCAGCATCGGACGGCGCTGTGTCATTAAAAATCGGGATCAAGTGCAGGAAGGAGAGGGCCCAAATTTCTACATCCGGGACGGTATTGTAGTCCTGCCTAAGAACGCACGCATCGAGGACGGAACAATCATCTAA